One window of Anaerolineales bacterium genomic DNA carries:
- a CDS encoding hydrogenase maturation nickel metallochaperone HypA yields MKYPRLSAIVQDLLARSAQRESIKLAVGELILEESQLYKEWTDLTSSTFLAGTKLNIRAVPAEQQCMWCFFVYRPAGGGTTCPQCGSVGAKILHGEEFYLEEK; encoded by the coding sequence ATGAAATATCCGCGATTATCCGCCATCGTTCAGGACTTGCTTGCCCGGAGCGCACAACGGGAATCCATAAAACTCGCAGTAGGGGAACTTATCCTGGAAGAATCCCAACTCTACAAAGAATGGACTGATCTGACCTCGTCCACTTTCCTTGCTGGTACAAAATTGAATATCCGCGCCGTCCCTGCTGAACAGCAATGCATGTGGTGTTTTTTTGTCTATCGACCCGCCGGCGGTGGAACAACGTGTCCGCAATGCGGGAGTGTGGGCGCGAAAATCCTGCATGGAGAGGAATTCTATCTTGAAGAGAAATAA
- a CDS encoding PD40 domain-containing protein — protein MRLVILAVTISLLIMLACTVPSASTPTPDLFATLSASTPLAVDSTLQPAANGEPTGKIVFVCQMFKTQATNQICVINADGSGFRRLTTDNNRQNYYPSLSPDGNSVVYAAFREPNIYEIHEMNLTGGEAKQLTDRLGNVNGPEISPDGDLIAFKLSTANTNQIWLMSRDGTNPHPLPNASGWDPTWSPDGAYVLFASDMQGAVQLYRIKSDGSELLKVSNLPAIRGRSDWSPDGSFIVTYSGQPWNRDVYIMNADGSNSRMLTPTGGNSQGPSISPDGQWVAFTSYFDHFGDIHGCEIYVIRVDGTDLRRLTNNDYCDYQPRWGP, from the coding sequence ATGAGACTCGTTATCCTGGCAGTGACGATTTCATTGCTGATCATGCTTGCCTGTACCGTGCCCTCCGCGTCAACCCCGACCCCGGACCTGTTTGCCACATTGTCCGCTTCGACTCCGCTGGCTGTTGACTCGACTCTACAACCTGCTGCAAACGGTGAGCCGACCGGGAAGATCGTTTTTGTATGCCAGATGTTTAAAACGCAGGCGACGAATCAGATTTGCGTAATCAATGCCGACGGTTCCGGTTTTCGACGATTGACAACCGATAATAACCGTCAGAATTACTATCCGTCGCTTTCGCCGGACGGTAACAGCGTCGTCTATGCCGCATTCCGCGAGCCGAACATTTATGAGATCCATGAAATGAATCTGACGGGCGGCGAGGCAAAGCAACTCACCGACCGCCTCGGAAATGTGAACGGACCGGAGATCTCACCAGATGGAGATTTGATCGCATTTAAACTTTCCACAGCGAACACAAATCAGATCTGGTTGATGAGCCGCGACGGGACAAATCCTCATCCCTTGCCCAATGCCTCCGGCTGGGACCCGACCTGGTCGCCTGACGGCGCATACGTTTTGTTTGCTTCCGATATGCAGGGCGCGGTTCAACTTTACAGGATCAAGTCTGACGGGAGTGAACTGCTAAAGGTCAGCAACCTGCCTGCGATCCGCGGAAGAAGCGATTGGTCCCCCGATGGGTCGTTTATCGTCACGTATTCCGGCCAACCTTGGAACCGGGACGTTTACATCATGAACGCAGATGGGTCGAATTCCCGAATGTTGACTCCGACGGGCGGTAATTCGCAGGGACCGTCCATTTCGCCGGATGGACAATGGGTGGCGTTCACATCATATTTCGATCACTTCGGTGACATACATGGCTGCGAAATTTACGTCATCCGCGTGGATGGCACCGACCTTCGCCGCCTGACCAATAATGATTATTGTGATTATCAACCCCGCTGGGGACCATAA